A genomic window from Paenibacillus sp. FSL K6-0276 includes:
- a CDS encoding phosphatidate cytidylyltransferase, whose amino-acid sequence MDRSLLTIILIFAALSAIHLMYVVIGRLQPSKDYTGIGFRIKTWWGMLFIFCLATLFNPVVSLLSLMVLTFFALKEYFSMIKSRKSDRRLFLWAYLSIPLQFYWIYIEWYGMFIVFIPVYVFLLLPLPRLINKGTVGFLRSVSSTQWGLMLMVFGLSHLAYFQFATPEYGAGLVLFLVVLTQLNDVVHYLASLYVGKRKVVPTANPYLTWEGFACAFVVTTGASYLIYPYLTPLNPTFGFLSGMLISLSGFLGSLTVSVLKRDLLIGDGDKFVALKESYLSRVDSLTYTSPVFFHVIRYFFDFM is encoded by the coding sequence ATCGACCGCTCTCTATTAACGATAATCCTGATTTTTGCAGCCTTATCGGCCATTCACTTGATGTATGTAGTCATAGGCAGATTACAGCCGAGTAAAGACTATACAGGTATCGGCTTCCGCATCAAAACCTGGTGGGGAATGCTTTTTATCTTTTGTTTGGCTACTCTTTTTAATCCAGTCGTCTCACTACTGTCGCTAATGGTGCTGACCTTCTTTGCACTCAAAGAATATTTCTCCATGATAAAGTCGCGAAAATCCGACCGCAGACTATTTCTGTGGGCGTACTTATCCATTCCTCTACAGTTCTACTGGATTTATATCGAGTGGTATGGGATGTTTATTGTTTTTATCCCAGTCTATGTATTCTTGCTCCTACCGCTCCCTAGATTGATCAATAAAGGAACAGTTGGATTTCTACGCAGCGTTAGTTCAACGCAATGGGGACTAATGCTGATGGTTTTTGGGCTTAGTCACTTAGCCTACTTTCAATTTGCTACACCGGAGTATGGGGCTGGGCTTGTATTGTTTCTAGTGGTGTTAACTCAGTTGAATGATGTCGTTCACTATTTGGCGTCACTCTATGTGGGAAAGAGGAAGGTGGTGCCCACTGCCAATCCGTATTTAACTTGGGAAGGTTTCGCTTGTGCATTTGTTGTTACGACAGGGGCCTCATATCTGATCTATCCCTACCTGACGCCGCTCAACCCGACCTTCGGTTTCCTGTCAGGCATGCTGATCAGTTTGAGCGGCTTCTTGGGTAGCTTAACGGTTTCCGTGCTGAAGCGAGATTTGCTCATCGGTGATGGCGATAAATTTGTAGCTTTAAAAGAAAGCTATTTAAGCCGTGTCGATAGCTTGACCTACACCTCACCGGTATTTTTCCATGTCATCCGTTATTTCTTCGATTTCATGTAG
- a CDS encoding copper amine oxidase N-terminal domain-containing protein, with the protein MKTFKVIGAVLAGTLIASNVISAAPIQPAPVKPATNSSVPQDSYGGLKYVLVIDGNGFSPVDVPLYVGSSKEVMIPIRTAAEALGYKLTWTQSLQSLGLEKDSQSMSFQIAKDAYRNGTTLLSLGAVPELKNGKTYVPLSFFEKVMKLEVVAGPTGTISINSKEQGNGETSSDTIKQGSITSIYKGGKNAEIGLNGYGHGVRLGISDETEIVSADNKKLTFADLQLGMSIEVEHSMVMAMSMPPLTSAIKIVVKEQAPEQQTLGTAGVIEEVTPSDNGLTRVVIKGDKLSDTSVETIDLNISDTTSILGTKDNQKIAASELKKGDKVYAFYGPMLTRSLPPIGQATKIVVEN; encoded by the coding sequence ATGAAAACATTTAAAGTAATCGGAGCTGTCCTGGCTGGCACGCTCATAGCATCGAACGTCATCTCTGCTGCCCCAATCCAGCCAGCCCCAGTCAAACCAGCGACCAATTCCTCGGTTCCGCAGGATTCTTATGGTGGTCTAAAATATGTGCTAGTCATTGATGGCAACGGTTTCTCACCAGTCGATGTTCCGCTATACGTAGGTTCAAGCAAGGAAGTTATGATCCCCATCCGTACAGCAGCTGAAGCGCTTGGATATAAGTTAACATGGACTCAAAGCCTTCAATCGCTAGGTCTTGAGAAAGATAGCCAGTCGATGTCCTTTCAAATTGCAAAAGATGCTTACCGTAATGGCACAACACTTCTTTCGCTGGGTGCTGTACCAGAGCTAAAGAATGGTAAAACCTACGTTCCACTATCTTTCTTCGAAAAAGTAATGAAGCTTGAAGTTGTCGCAGGCCCAACTGGAACCATCTCGATTAATTCCAAGGAACAAGGCAATGGAGAGACCTCTTCAGACACGATCAAGCAAGGATCAATCACTAGTATCTATAAGGGTGGAAAAAATGCTGAAATCGGCCTCAACGGCTATGGTCATGGCGTTCGCCTGGGCATTTCTGATGAAACGGAAATCGTATCTGCTGATAATAAGAAGCTAACCTTCGCTGACCTGCAGCTGGGCATGTCCATCGAGGTCGAGCACAGCATGGTCATGGCTATGAGCATGCCACCGTTGACGAGCGCGATCAAGATTGTTGTGAAAGAACAAGCTCCCGAACAGCAAACCTTAGGAACGGCTGGCGTGATCGAAGAGGTTACTCCTTCGGATAACGGTTTGACCCGAGTTGTGATTAAAGGCGATAAACTCAGCGATACTTCTGTCGAGACGATTGATCTGAACATCTCAGACACTACGTCTATTCTCGGCACGAAAGACAATCAGAAGATTGCCGCAAGTGAGCTGAAAAAAGGTGACAAAGTGTATGCTTTCTACGGTCCGATGTTGACTAGAAGCTTGCCACCCATCGGTCAAGCAACCAAAATCGTCGTAGAAAACTAA
- a CDS encoding amidohydrolase: MLNASYWLTNISLEQGYVIEDGQVVGTDTKVCHIRIDGNTISEVIGAEMEPQGHLPKYDCKGLLMLPSFEEAHIHLDKTYYAGPWKAVKPSTSVFERIEEEKVLLPKLLPMARQQAESILKLIQSFGTTHVRSHCNIEPVSGLKRLEATLQALDTFSGKISSEIVAFPQHGLLRSNSVELVKQSLAEGATYVGGVDPYSVDGDIEKSLQTMVELAVMNNASIDIHLHDGKEAGKQTLSRLADLTEEAGLQGKVTVSHAFWFAGAPQQEAEEMAKRMGSLGMTIASTVPIGRTMMPLPMLYSQGVKVKLATDSLTDHWSPFGNGDQLEKAGRYAELYGCNDELSLSQSLGFITGGITSLNLKGEQVWPKVGDTANFVLLHASCSAEAVARRSERQAVWYEGHLVSGSL, encoded by the coding sequence ATGTTAAATGCTTCTTACTGGTTAACCAATATAAGTTTAGAGCAGGGTTATGTTATTGAGGATGGACAAGTGGTTGGTACGGATACGAAGGTTTGTCATATCCGAATTGATGGAAATACGATTTCTGAAGTTATTGGAGCGGAAATGGAGCCTCAAGGGCATCTACCTAAATATGACTGCAAAGGGTTATTGATGCTTCCTTCTTTTGAGGAGGCGCATATCCATTTAGATAAAACATATTATGCTGGACCATGGAAGGCGGTAAAGCCTTCTACCAGTGTATTCGAACGGATTGAGGAAGAGAAGGTATTATTGCCTAAGCTGCTGCCTATGGCGAGACAACAAGCGGAGAGTATCTTGAAGCTTATACAGAGTTTCGGTACCACGCATGTACGTAGTCATTGTAATATCGAACCTGTCAGTGGTCTGAAGCGTTTGGAAGCAACCCTGCAAGCATTGGATACCTTCTCCGGAAAAATTTCATCTGAAATTGTAGCCTTTCCACAGCATGGTCTGCTTCGCTCCAATTCTGTTGAATTGGTAAAGCAATCTCTGGCAGAGGGGGCAACCTATGTAGGTGGTGTCGATCCATACTCAGTGGATGGAGATATCGAGAAGTCACTTCAGACCATGGTCGAGTTAGCGGTTATGAACAATGCCAGCATTGATATTCACTTACATGATGGAAAAGAAGCAGGAAAGCAGACGTTGTCGCGTTTGGCTGATCTGACAGAAGAAGCTGGCTTGCAGGGCAAGGTGACCGTTAGTCACGCATTCTGGTTCGCAGGTGCTCCGCAGCAAGAGGCAGAAGAAATGGCTAAACGGATGGGCTCGTTAGGTATGACTATTGCATCCACGGTGCCTATTGGGAGAACCATGATGCCACTGCCGATGTTATATAGCCAAGGTGTAAAAGTGAAGTTGGCAACGGACAGCCTTACGGATCACTGGTCTCCTTTTGGAAATGGGGATCAATTGGAGAAGGCGGGACGGTACGCAGAATTATATGGGTGTAATGATGAATTGTCATTATCTCAATCCCTTGGATTCATAACAGGGGGGATAACGTCTCTTAATCTAAAAGGTGAGCAGGTATGGCCAAAGGTTGGAGATACTGCAAACTTTGTGCTGCTGCATGCTAGCTGCTCGGCTGAAGCAGTAGCAAGAAGATCGGAGCGTCAAGCGGTATGGTACGAAGGGCATCTCGTGAGTGGGTCATTATAG
- a CDS encoding polysaccharide deacetylase family protein produces MWTLIILAIDVIILYMIVPFVTTRILGWGVVSRGNAAKEVAFTFDDGPDPCYTPQVLDLLKEHDVKATFFVLGKKAEQFPDLIQRMHREGHQIGIHNYTHTSNWCYLPWTNRRKQVDRTADIVKRITGERPIFYRPPWGLLNLGDLVLIRRSYRIVLWSVMVGDWKASVSAAQLKHDLLKKIKPGSIIVLHDNGDTPGADREAPLNMVTGLEEVLKEIPRRGLKGLRVDELLDKEAGSIGEAQSRANVTVRSTRSY; encoded by the coding sequence ATGTGGACGCTCATTATTTTAGCTATAGATGTGATTATTCTTTATATGATCGTTCCTTTTGTGACTACTCGAATATTGGGGTGGGGTGTTGTATCCAGAGGAAATGCTGCCAAGGAAGTTGCCTTTACTTTTGATGACGGACCTGACCCTTGCTATACACCTCAAGTACTGGACTTATTAAAGGAACATGACGTAAAGGCAACCTTCTTCGTATTAGGCAAAAAGGCTGAGCAATTCCCGGATTTAATCCAGCGAATGCATCGGGAAGGACACCAGATTGGCATTCATAACTATACTCATACGTCCAACTGGTGCTACTTGCCATGGACCAATAGACGGAAGCAAGTGGATCGCACCGCTGACATTGTCAAGCGAATTACAGGAGAGCGGCCTATCTTTTATCGACCTCCCTGGGGGCTCCTTAATTTAGGCGATCTTGTTTTAATCAGACGTTCCTATCGGATTGTGTTGTGGTCTGTAATGGTGGGAGACTGGAAAGCGTCTGTTAGCGCAGCGCAATTAAAGCATGACTTATTGAAAAAGATTAAACCCGGTTCTATCATCGTTCTGCACGACAATGGTGATACACCGGGGGCAGATCGAGAAGCGCCGCTGAACATGGTCACAGGACTGGAAGAAGTCTTGAAGGAGATTCCTAGAAGGGGGCTGAAGGGCCTGCGGGTGGATGAGCTACTCGATAAAGAGGCTGGGAGTATTGGAGAAGCTCAATCCCGGGCTAATGTCACAGTCAGGTCCACACGCAGCTATTGA
- a CDS encoding polysaccharide deacetylase, whose protein sequence is MMWENIFAVVTKFRSQSVWRYGICKLVVLKYHGESVVCQDGHQILPGDWVGELHLDNRQVVQLTRTLGTDRAGIRTARMLREAMKEISRELDSNPELSKVQALTGITLLHRGIIHGIGFEQHPIKSNWQRKWYGFYLRFLLRMLHPEGKQRVEDSTEKLTPMMLVLSKQSLKARFAPRRKEAVS, encoded by the coding sequence ATGATGTGGGAGAACATATTTGCTGTTGTCACCAAATTCCGCAGCCAGTCCGTGTGGAGATACGGGATATGTAAATTGGTGGTGCTGAAGTATCACGGTGAAAGTGTAGTCTGCCAAGATGGGCACCAAATACTTCCGGGAGATTGGGTCGGTGAGCTTCATCTGGATAATCGTCAGGTAGTGCAGCTTACGCGTACACTCGGTACTGATCGGGCCGGAATCCGTACTGCACGCATGCTTCGCGAGGCCATGAAGGAGATCAGTCGTGAGCTAGATAGCAATCCAGAACTAAGCAAAGTACAGGCGCTAACTGGGATTACGTTACTTCACCGAGGGATCATTCATGGAATAGGGTTTGAGCAGCATCCTATCAAGTCCAACTGGCAGCGGAAATGGTATGGATTCTATCTTCGGTTCTTACTTCGTATGCTGCATCCGGAGGGGAAACAACGCGTAGAGGACAGCACCGAGAAGTTAACTCCCATGATGCTTGTGCTTAGTAAGCAGTCTTTGAAAGCGCGGTTTGCCCCGCGAAGGAAAGAGGCGGTTTCCTGA
- a CDS encoding sensor domain-containing protein gives MNQMIRKHVRNFCFLLITFTTGLFYFCFYLVGITFGVAMSFTLVGIPILYYVLRSTETFLQHERIRTKIYTDISVRTLPTRSQEEGSLWEKVKAEFLNEHNWRAIIGLMLQFGIGMLSLICATLFYLAPIILLLSPVLYFIDVSSISLFGIENKTLNTSLLFMLLGAVFLWIGAYLGNGLVKMIGRYTRRLVKDFARR, from the coding sequence ATGAATCAAATGATCCGCAAACATGTGAGGAATTTCTGTTTTTTACTAATTACTTTTACCACCGGGCTGTTTTATTTTTGCTTTTATTTGGTGGGCATCACCTTTGGAGTTGCGATGTCTTTTACCCTAGTAGGGATTCCGATCCTTTATTATGTTTTACGTTCTACCGAGACTTTTTTACAGCATGAGCGAATTCGAACGAAAATCTATACGGATATCTCCGTTCGCACGCTCCCAACCCGATCTCAAGAAGAAGGTAGCTTGTGGGAAAAGGTTAAGGCAGAATTTCTGAATGAACATAACTGGAGAGCGATTATTGGGTTGATGCTGCAATTTGGAATTGGGATGCTCAGTCTCATATGTGCAACTCTTTTTTACTTGGCTCCAATTATTCTCTTATTGTCACCTGTCTTGTATTTTATCGATGTCTCTTCTATATCGTTATTCGGGATTGAAAATAAAACACTCAACACCTCACTTCTGTTCATGCTGTTAGGTGCGGTGTTTCTATGGATAGGTGCTTATCTTGGCAACGGTTTAGTAAAGATGATCGGCAGGTATACGCGGCGTTTAGTGAAGGATTTCGCTAGAAGATAA
- a CDS encoding hybrid sensor histidine kinase/response regulator transcription factor: protein MFNLVKQWFWYDWLVLLFRICFSTSLLITMCYLSEDFTIPFWIAFVWGLISFSVPWFCLQLHYKYYLIAEILLSGGLCLYLAALFPESYVTFLPSAFMIASNSAQKSYRWSAPITVILIPIMLSRLSQQVDAVSMILNIGLVYTLGFAFHLLVVNHKQSGIIKDQNAVLEQYISQVERMTLLEERNRLSKDLHDTVGHSYTSILMGLETLRTEVNTSDGEQKIDALLKLTRNGLDDVRRYLHHVGSSQDSLTLIQSLQKLVDDFQTFSKVKIRLRTFGEAYTVSKQAQMTLYRCLQESITNAVRHGRASEIVISLHYEEKLIRLDVQDNGLGAEDLKAGFGLNAMKERASNLQGQVYFYSKPGEGTLVTCSLPRLEEIREEMVRLLLVDDQPYIRDSLRIILEQEPDFEIIGLAENGEHAVSYCEQDQPHVVLMDLNMPGMDGAEATKLIKQKWPGVRVLILTTFQETDMAVEALQNGADGYLLKSTEPQELFEGIRLVHRGVKMITPAITNILIDHYEMHPASEAQTEQSNEYGLTPRELEILECLSKGMRYKSIAAKLYLSDGTVRNYASTIYAKLGVRNREEAVEKAFGTLD, encoded by the coding sequence GTGTTTAATCTGGTTAAGCAGTGGTTCTGGTACGATTGGCTCGTCCTCCTGTTTCGGATTTGTTTTTCTACTTCTTTATTGATCACCATGTGTTATCTTTCGGAGGATTTCACGATTCCGTTCTGGATTGCGTTTGTTTGGGGGCTGATCTCTTTTTCAGTGCCTTGGTTTTGTTTGCAGCTTCATTATAAATATTATCTGATTGCGGAGATTCTCCTTTCGGGTGGTCTATGCTTATATTTGGCTGCTCTATTTCCTGAATCATATGTAACTTTTCTACCTAGCGCTTTTATGATCGCCAGCAATAGTGCACAGAAGTCTTATCGTTGGTCAGCTCCGATCACGGTTATTTTGATTCCAATTATGTTATCTAGATTGTCACAACAAGTGGATGCTGTATCGATGATCCTGAACATTGGTTTGGTGTATACGCTTGGCTTTGCTTTTCATTTACTGGTAGTGAATCATAAGCAGAGCGGAATTATTAAGGACCAAAATGCTGTTTTGGAGCAGTATATCTCACAAGTCGAGCGCATGACACTTCTGGAAGAACGCAATCGGTTATCCAAAGATCTGCATGATACGGTGGGGCATTCTTATACTTCGATTCTTATGGGGTTAGAGACTTTACGTACGGAGGTGAACACTTCGGATGGGGAGCAAAAGATAGATGCCTTGTTAAAGCTAACCCGTAATGGCTTGGATGACGTTCGGCGATATTTGCACCATGTGGGCTCTTCGCAGGATTCGTTGACGCTTATACAGTCCCTGCAGAAATTAGTGGATGATTTCCAGACCTTCTCGAAGGTTAAGATTCGCCTAAGAACGTTTGGAGAGGCATACACAGTATCCAAGCAGGCCCAAATGACTTTATACAGATGCTTGCAAGAGTCGATAACCAACGCTGTACGTCATGGTCGAGCCAGTGAAATTGTCATTAGTCTACATTACGAAGAGAAGTTGATCCGGCTGGATGTGCAGGATAATGGATTAGGCGCAGAGGATTTAAAAGCAGGATTTGGTCTGAACGCGATGAAGGAACGAGCTTCTAACTTGCAAGGGCAAGTATATTTTTACTCTAAGCCAGGGGAAGGAACCTTAGTGACCTGTAGTTTGCCAAGGCTTGAAGAGATACGAGAGGAAATGGTTCGTTTATTGCTGGTAGATGATCAGCCTTATATCCGCGATAGTTTACGAATTATACTGGAGCAGGAGCCGGATTTTGAGATCATAGGGTTAGCAGAGAATGGTGAGCATGCAGTAAGCTACTGTGAGCAGGATCAACCTCACGTGGTGCTGATGGACTTAAATATGCCAGGCATGGACGGTGCGGAAGCGACGAAGCTTATCAAGCAAAAGTGGCCAGGGGTACGAGTGTTGATCCTGACAACTTTTCAAGAAACAGATATGGCAGTCGAAGCACTGCAAAACGGGGCAGATGGCTACTTGTTAAAGTCTACAGAGCCGCAGGAGCTATTCGAAGGTATACGTCTCGTACATCGGGGTGTGAAGATGATAACACCAGCTATTACGAATATATTAATTGATCATTATGAGATGCATCCAGCTTCTGAAGCGCAGACTGAGCAGAGTAATGAATATGGGCTGACCCCGCGTGAGCTGGAGATTCTAGAATGCCTGTCAAAGGGCATGCGTTATAAGTCCATTGCCGCTAAACTATATTTGTCCGATGGGACGGTGAGAAATTACGCTTCTACCATCTATGCTAAGCTGGGTGTCCGGAACCGCGAAGAGGCTGTAGAGAAAGCCTTTGGAACGTTGGATTAA
- the guaC gene encoding GMP reductase, producing MKKVFDYEDIQLIPAKCIVNSRSECDTTVTLGGHTFRLPVVPANMQTIIDEKIASFLAENGYFYIMHRFEPEKRTSFIKDMHSRGLIASISVGVKEEEYDFVEQLSNEQLIPEFITIDIAHGHSEAVIRMIKHIKQYLPTSFVIAGNVGTPEGVRELENAGADATKVGIGPGKVCITKIKTGFGTGGWQLAALRLCAKAASKPIIADGGIRTHGDIAKSIRFGASMVMIGSLFAGHEESPGDTIEIDGKLYKEYFGSASEYQKGEKKNVEGKKIVVEHKGALAETLREMEQDLQSSISYAGGNKLEAIRKVDYVIVKNSIFNGDKVY from the coding sequence ATGAAAAAAGTATTCGATTATGAAGATATTCAGTTAATTCCTGCAAAATGTATCGTAAATAGCCGTTCTGAGTGTGATACAACAGTCACCTTAGGCGGTCATACTTTTAGATTACCTGTGGTACCCGCAAATATGCAAACCATCATAGATGAGAAGATCGCCAGCTTCTTAGCGGAAAATGGCTACTTCTACATTATGCATCGTTTTGAACCGGAGAAGCGTACGTCTTTCATCAAAGATATGCACTCCCGCGGATTAATCGCATCCATAAGTGTCGGAGTCAAAGAAGAAGAGTATGATTTCGTTGAACAATTATCAAACGAACAGCTGATTCCGGAATTCATTACGATCGATATTGCACATGGTCATTCCGAGGCTGTCATTCGAATGATCAAACATATTAAACAGTATTTACCTACCAGTTTCGTTATTGCTGGAAACGTGGGAACTCCTGAAGGCGTTAGAGAATTAGAGAACGCTGGGGCCGACGCTACTAAAGTAGGGATTGGACCAGGGAAAGTATGTATCACGAAGATTAAGACTGGATTCGGTACAGGTGGCTGGCAATTGGCTGCACTGCGCTTGTGTGCCAAGGCTGCAAGTAAGCCTATTATCGCTGACGGAGGCATTCGGACGCATGGTGATATCGCCAAATCCATTAGATTTGGTGCTTCCATGGTCATGATCGGTTCCTTATTTGCTGGGCATGAAGAATCTCCTGGTGATACCATCGAGATCGATGGAAAGCTGTATAAAGAATACTTTGGCTCCGCTTCTGAATACCAAAAAGGTGAAAAGAAGAATGTTGAGGGCAAAAAAATAGTTGTCGAACACAAAGGCGCTTTAGCAGAAACATTGAGAGAGATGGAGCAAGATCTTCAGTCCTCGATTTCTTATGCTGGAGGCAATAAATTAGAAGCCATTCGTAAAGTAGATTATGTTATCGTTAAGAATTCCATTTTTAATGGTGACAAGGTCTATTAA
- a CDS encoding diacylglycerol kinase family protein produces the protein MRQAMIIINPSSGKEEAGGDGTLHETINGLMNQKQHPKLGVVPLGTVNDFARALQIPLNPEIAIQTLASSNVKTVDIGCLNDRLFGNVVAVGSIAGSLSSVSTEEKTKFIMTRRHARRIPTLPRRVNQLSRWIRESDT, from the coding sequence ATGCGGCAAGCTATGATTATTATTAACCCCTCATCCGGTAAAGAAGAAGCTGGCGGGGATGGCACGCTTCACGAGACCATTAATGGTCTTATGAATCAGAAACAACACCCAAAGTTAGGTGTAGTCCCTTTAGGAACGGTTAATGATTTTGCCCGCGCGTTACAGATTCCGCTGAATCCCGAAATAGCTATTCAAACCCTTGCTTCCTCTAACGTAAAGACAGTAGATATTGGTTGCTTGAATGACCGCTTATTCGGTAACGTTGTTGCTGTAGGTTCAATCGCCGGATCATTATCCTCCGTATCAACCGAAGAGAAAACCAAGTTCATTATGACGAGAAGACATGCAAGGCGAATCCCCACTCTTCCTCGCCGTGTTAACCAACTCAGTCGGTGGATTCGTGAATCTGATACCTGA
- a CDS encoding multidrug effflux MFS transporter, whose protein sequence is MKKYAAPSLLLMIVLVAFPQISETIYTPSLPDIAVALGVSNSSVQLTLSIYFIGFALGVFCWGWLSDFIGRRPAMLGGLIVYGVGSLMCFYSESINLLLVSRFIQAFGAATGSIITQTILRESVSGNKRHAMFAQISAVIAFTPAVGPLIGGFVDQAFGFRAVFFTLVMISVLLFMYAFWKLPETTDVSARKKVAILPIFKRMLALPRVLVFGVLIGGINGILFSYYAEAPFIFIEHFNISPGVYGFLGIIVALASIMGAMISKRLLTVYAPEKIIHIGCLVMTSGALLLTIAGSLASLPDMIVMVSILITLFVMLMGAGIALPNCLSLALVNFQDVVGTAGAIFSLGYYLLVSLATWGMSALHNGSLLTMPIYFLGISGGMWLLSKKFIVAE, encoded by the coding sequence ATGAAAAAATACGCAGCACCATCTTTACTACTAATGATTGTTCTTGTGGCTTTTCCGCAAATTAGTGAGACGATCTACACTCCATCGTTACCGGATATTGCCGTAGCACTTGGGGTCTCTAATAGTTCTGTACAATTAACATTAAGTATATATTTTATCGGATTTGCTTTAGGTGTTTTCTGTTGGGGTTGGCTCTCTGATTTCATCGGACGGAGACCTGCCATGCTGGGTGGCCTCATTGTATATGGTGTAGGAAGCTTGATGTGTTTTTACTCGGAATCCATTAATCTACTGTTAGTGAGCCGTTTCATTCAAGCGTTTGGAGCAGCGACAGGCTCAATTATTACCCAAACTATTCTTCGGGAGAGTGTCTCCGGGAATAAACGACATGCCATGTTTGCCCAGATCTCGGCGGTGATTGCTTTTACTCCAGCAGTAGGGCCACTTATTGGCGGATTTGTGGACCAAGCTTTTGGTTTTCGAGCGGTTTTCTTTACATTAGTAATGATAAGTGTGTTGTTATTTATGTATGCTTTTTGGAAGTTGCCAGAAACGACTGATGTTTCCGCGAGAAAAAAGGTAGCAATTCTACCTATATTTAAAAGAATGCTCGCGTTGCCACGTGTACTGGTGTTCGGAGTGCTAATAGGAGGCATTAACGGGATCTTGTTTAGTTACTATGCTGAAGCACCCTTTATATTCATTGAACACTTTAACATTTCGCCGGGAGTCTATGGTTTCTTAGGCATTATTGTAGCCCTGGCATCGATTATGGGAGCGATGATCTCCAAAAGATTATTAACTGTCTATGCTCCGGAAAAAATAATTCACATCGGCTGTCTAGTGATGACCAGCGGAGCTTTGCTATTAACAATCGCAGGCAGCCTTGCCTCGTTGCCGGATATGATAGTGATGGTAAGCATTCTAATAACCCTTTTTGTCATGTTAATGGGGGCCGGTATTGCCTTACCTAATTGTCTAAGTCTTGCGCTTGTCAATTTCCAGGATGTTGTGGGAACAGCAGGTGCGATCTTCAGCTTGGGGTATTATTTGCTGGTTAGCTTGGCGACGTGGGGAATGAGCGCTCTGCATAATGGTTCATTACTGACAATGCCCATCTATTTCTTAGGGATTAGCGGCGGAATGTGGTTATTAAGTAAAAAGTTTATTGTAGCGGAATAG
- a CDS encoding DUF2798 domain-containing protein, with amino-acid sequence MNQEVRLPRNGKEGALYGAIICTLTVLFMSSINIILGVGEFNGEVALTILKVFPIIWVIVMIIEPVVIGRIAEKLTAKFTQPTDSFNAKILFRILFTILGMSFCMTFIGDIIGNGLSSQTFNHFLANWPRNFLIALFAESILIQPFARFVMVKLHASQEKKKSSAAGITVHGLSEQNS; translated from the coding sequence ATGAATCAAGAAGTAAGATTACCGAGAAACGGCAAAGAGGGTGCATTATACGGCGCAATCATCTGTACATTGACTGTACTGTTTATGTCTTCAATAAATATCATTTTAGGGGTTGGAGAATTCAATGGTGAAGTTGCCTTAACGATTCTTAAGGTGTTTCCGATCATTTGGGTAATTGTCATGATTATTGAGCCTGTTGTTATTGGTCGTATTGCAGAAAAGCTGACAGCTAAATTCACACAACCCACCGATAGCTTCAACGCCAAAATTCTATTCCGCATCTTGTTCACTATATTAGGAATGTCATTTTGTATGACGTTTATTGGAGACATTATCGGAAACGGTTTGAGTTCTCAAACGTTTAATCACTTCTTAGCGAATTGGCCAAGAAATTTCCTAATTGCACTGTTCGCAGAAAGTATATTGATACAGCCATTTGCAAGATTTGTGATGGTAAAGCTACATGCTTCTCAAGAAAAAAAGAAGTCCAGCGCCGCTGGTATAACTGTACATGGATTATCGGAACAAAACTCATAA